In the genome of Henningerozyma blattae CBS 6284 chromosome 5, complete genome, one region contains:
- the TBLA0E00780 gene encoding uncharacterized protein codes for MKVSSTVFLAAAASTAFAEVVTNSTSSVTASSQLSSVAPPAVWKPSDESSKSSDESSAAVPPASSNGPSSASAAVSTPASPAVSAPASSGIPPASSNGPSSPSAAVSTPASPAVSAPAASGVPASVVSNEPSASDSSASATPFHKSSAKPTPTPSRKPSQSAPTPGKPTPTPSRKPSQSAPTPGKPTPTPSRKPSQSAPTPGKPTPTPSRKPSAGPSKKPSVGPTHKPSVGTSQTSEAPTWSSSYTSSETPSWNPSFTSSDGSWSPSYTSSPKTSDETSWDPSYKPSGEPSWTPSPSSLEPSVGPSHKPSVGPSHKPSVGPSHKPSVGPSHKPSVGPSHKPSVGPSHKPSVGPSHKPSVGPSHKPSVGPSHKPSVTPSHKPSVTPSHKPSVTPSHKPSVTDTNTVTTTKTYETTATATETKETTVTATETICDGNGHCTTATTTKTLETTATETETLETTATETLETTATETLETTVTATETICDDNGHCTTATTTKTLETTATATETLETTATETKETTVTATETICDDNGHCTTATSTQTLDTTVIITQPTCDGDCNTVSITDVSTSTPFTKTFDSTEYTVITEYTTYCPEPTTFTTGGKTYTVTEPGVVTITECDSCEGPATTVTQENVTKTTTHDQTVYTTYCPEPTIFTTGGKTYTVTEATTLTITNCDSCEGPATTVTGDNVTKTTTHDQTVYTTYCPEPTTITTGGKTYTVTEPTTLTITNCDSCEGPATTVTGDNVTKTTTHDQTVYTTYCPEPTTFTTGSKTYTVTEPGVVTITECDSCEETAKPETPKTETANPESPKTESSMRDQTVYTTYCPEPTTFTTGGKTYTASEPGVVTITQCDSCEETANPESPKTETANPESPKTQTANPESPKTQTAKQEPPKSEAAPATVQTVATTHDFTTVVSQPTTFTTGGKTFTASSGTLVGSVTNVQTKNIEASPVVSGSSPAENPSTHSILVATNAANFVIPSFLGLAGAAFMLI; via the coding sequence ATGAAGGTCTCTTCCACTGTATTTTTGGCAGCAGCTGCATCTACTGCATTCGCTGAAGTCGTTACCAACTCGACTTCTTCCGTTACAGCTTCTTCTCAGTTGAGCTCTGTTGCTCCACCTGCTGTTTGGAAGCCTTCGGATGAGTCTTCTAAATCTTCAGATGAATCATCTGCTGCTGTACCTCCTGCATCTTCGAACGGACCTTCTTCTGCATCTGCTGCTGTATCCACTCCTGCTTCCCCTGCTGTTTCGGCTCCTGCTTCTTCTGGTATACCTCCTGCATCTTCGAACGGACCTTCTTCTCCATCTGCTGCTGTATCCACTCCTGCTTCCCCTGCTGTTTCGGCTCCTGCTGCTTCTGGTGTACCTGCATCTGTTGTTTCCAATGAGCCATCTGCTTCGGATAGTAGTGCTTCTGCTACCCCTTTCCATAAGTCTTCTGCTAAGCCCACCCCTACTCCTTCTCGTAAACCTTCTCAATCAGCACCTACACCTGGTAAGCCAACTCCTACTCCTTCTCGTAAACCTTCTCAATCAGCACCTACACCTGGTAAGCCAACTCCTACTCCTTCTCGTAAACCTTCTCAATCAGCACCTACACCTGGTAAGCCAACTCCTACTCCTTCTCGTAAACCTTCTGCTGGTCCTTCCAAAAAACCTTCAGTTGGTCCAACTCATAAGCCATCTGTAGGTACTTCCCAGACTTCAGAAGCTCCTACTTGGAGTTCTTCCTATACATCATCAGAAACTCCTTCATGGAATCCTTCCTTCACATCTTCGGATGGTTCATGGAGTCCTTCCTATACCTCCTCTCCTAAAACTTCGGATGAAACTTCTTGGGATCCTTCATATAAGCCTTCAGGTGAACCTTCTTGGACACCATCTCCTTCTTCGTTGGAACCTTCTGTTGGTCCATCCCACAAGCCTTCCGTTGGTCCATCCCACAAGCCTTCTGTTGGTCCATCCCACAAGCCTTCTGTTGGTCCATCCCACAAGCCTTCTGTTGGTCCATCTCACAAGCCTTCTGTTGGTCCATCCCACAAGCCTTCTGTTGGTCCATCCCACAAGCCTTCTGTTGGTCCATCTCACAAGCCTTCTGTTGGTCCATCCCACAAGCCTTCTGTCACCCCATCCCACAAGCCTTCTGTCACTCCATCCCACAAGCCTTCTGTCACTCCATCCCACAAGCCTTCTGTTACTGACACCAATACTGTTACTACTACCAAGACTTATGAAACTACAGCAACTGCTACTGAAACCAAGGAAACTACTGTTACTGCTACTGAAACTATTTGTGACGGTAATGGTCATTGTACAACCGCTACCACCACCAAGACTTTGGAAACGACTGCCACCGAAACTGAAACATTAGAAACTACTGCTACTGAAACCTTGGAAACTACTGCTACCGAAACCTTGGAAACTACTGTTACTGCTACTGAAACTATTTGTGACGATAATGGTCATTGTACAACCGCTACCACCACCAAGACTTTGGAAACGACTGCTACTGCTACTGAAACATTAGAAACTACTGCTACTGAAACCAAGGAAACTACTGTTACTGCTACTGAAACTATTTGTGATGACAATGGTCATTGTACAACTGCCACTTCTACTCAGACCTTGGATACCACTGTTATTATCACTCAACCTACCTGTGATGGTGATTGTAATACTGTTTCAATTACTGATGTTTCAACTTCTACTCCTTTCACCAAAACTTTCGATAGTACTGAATACACAGTTATTACAGAATATACCACTTACTGTCCAGAACCAACGACTTTCACTACTGGTGGTAAGACTTACACTGTTACTGAACCAGGTGTTGTAACTATTACCGAATGTGACTCTTGTGAAGGCCCTGCTACCACCGTTACTCAAGAGAATGTTACTAAGACTACCACGCATGATCAAACTGTTTACACTACTTACTGTCCAGAACCAACTATTTTCACCACTGGTGGTAAGACTTACACTGTTACTGAAGCAACTACTTTGACTATAACCAACTGTGACTCTTGTGAAGGTCCTGCTACCACCGTTACAGGCGATAATGTTACCAAGACTACTACCCATGATCAAACTGTTTACACTACCTACTGTCCAGAACCAACTACAATTACTACTGGCGGTAAGACTTACACTGTTACTGAACCAACTACTTTGACTATAACCAACTGTGACTCTTGTGAAGGTCCTGCTACCACTGTTACAGGCGATAATGTTACCAAGACTACTACCCATGATCAAACTGTTTACACTACCTACTGTCCAGAACCAACCACATTTACTACTGGTAGTAAGACTTACACTGTTACTGAACCAGGTGTTGTTACTATTACCGAATGTGACTCTTGTGAAGAAACTGCTAAACCAGAAACTCCAAAGACTGAAACTGCTAACCCAGAATCTCCAAAGACTGAATCTTCTATGCGTGACCAAACTGTTTACACTACCTACTGTCCAGAACCAACTACATTTACCACTGGTGGTAAGACTTACACTGCTTCTGAACCAGGTGTTGTTACTATTACCCAATGTGACTCTTGTGAAGAAACTGCTAACCCAGAATCTCCAAAGACTGAAACTGCTAACCCAGAATCTCCAAAGACTCAAACTGCTAACCCAGAATCTCCAAAGACTCAAACTGCTAAACAAGAACCTCCAAAGAGTGAAGCTGCTCCAGCTACTGTTCAAACTGTTGCCACTACCCATGACTTCACTACCGTTGTTTCTCAACCAACTACTTTTACCACTGGTGGTAAGACTTTTACTGCTTCTTCTGGTACATTAGTTGGCTCCGTCACAAATGTTCAAACTAAGAATATCGAAGCTTCTCCAGTTGTTTCTGGTTCTTCTCCAGCTGAAAATCCTTCAACTCATTCTATCTTAGTTGCAACTAATGCTGCTAACTTTGTCATTCCATCTTTCTTGGGTTTGGCTGGTGCAGCTTTTATGTTGATCTAA
- the BET2 gene encoding Rab geranylgeranyltransferase BET2 (similar to Saccharomyces cerevisiae BET2 (YPR176C); ancestral locus Anc_7.533): MSIIHKELHVKYIQQLNTQPDHLEHWLTEHLRLNGIYWGITALTLLDRIDALPRDEIIKFVLSCFDENSGTFAPYPGHDGHMLATLSGVQILAIYDSIDSLTNEQIESIVKFVVTNQLEDGSFQGDQFGEVDTRFIYNGLATLKLLGRLTDNIVDSAVDYIKRCRNFDGGYGLCIGAESHSAQVFTCLGALALTGKLDTILTKDEQEQTAWWLCERQVNEGGFNGRPSKLPDACYSWWVGASLAILGKIDWINGDDLEKFLLKCQDEERGGFSDRPGNETDVFHTIFSLAGLSLVGKQDLMPIDPKYCLPPSVTCKL; encoded by the coding sequence ATGTCCATTATCCATAAAGAATTACAtgttaaatatattcaacAGTTGAATACTCAGCCAGACCACTTGGAGCATTGGCTAACAGAACATTTACGACTAAATGGGATTTATTGGGGTATTACAGCTCTGACATTACTAGATAGAATTGACGCACTTCCCAGGGACGAAATTATAAAGTTTGTATTGTCGTGCTTTGATGAAAATTCTGGTACTTTTGCACCATACCCGGGACACGATGGTCATATGTTAGCCACTCTCAGTGGTGTACAAATACTAGCTATCTATGATAGTATAGACTCTTTGACAAATGAACAGATTGAGAGCATAGTTAAGTTTGTTGTCACCAACCAATTGGAGGACGGGTCTTTCCAAGGTGATCAATTTGGTGAAGTTGATACAAGATTTATCTATAATGGTTTAGCCACTTTGAAATTGTTAGGCCGTCTCACTGATAATATCGTAGATTCAGCAGTAGATTATATTAAACGTTGTAGAAATTTTGATGGGGGTTATGGATTATGCATTGGTGCAGAATCTCATTCAGCTCAAGTTTTCACTTGTTTAGGCGCCTTAGCATTAACCGGTAAACTTGATACTATATTGACCAAAGACGAGCAAGAACAAACTGCTTGGTGGTTATGTGAAAGACAAGTCAATGAAGGTGGATTTAATGGTAGACCTTCCAAGTTACCTGATGCTTGTTATTCATGGTGGGTAGGTGCTTCTCTAGCTATACTTGGCAAAATCGATTGGATTAATGGtgatgatttagaaaaatttctATTAAAGTGTCAAGATGAGGAAAGAGGTGGGTTTAGCGATAGACCTGGGAATGAAACTGATGTTTTCCATACAATTTTCTCATTAGCTGGATTAAGTTTAGTAGGAAAACAAGATTTGATGCCAATTGACCCTAAGTATTGTTTACCACCTTCTGTCACATGTAaattatga
- the DPB2 gene encoding DNA polymerase epsilon noncatalytic subunit (similar to Saccharomyces cerevisiae DPB2 (YPR175W); ancestral locus Anc_7.532) has translation MFNSSTVLPAKVPPNLVRPLAYRILSKKHGLNIKSNGLNELSKNIGIYFGMDWKRNPKMFEFLEIFAQVWKEQERGLFVDDVGVKGVITEMKEREKVELNRLDVQKNSRQKNVLNMLDLGPRGNDMDIDQDDNEMPLQNTSLPSLPIDMDSQDTINITQEPQESQESREPIQSLEDQATELDWQDYFKLIGAWDQQKFTYDPIKSQFRYSQSQKKKILPNIEDKLNLFKTRYNLTKDRVLRNEDFQNVDTFNPLSSIVAMNNELNQQSTNAIDNNVSITPIKNLIGQDGRNFLIMGMIYKSPRGRWCMEDASGSIEINISQTIPTDGTYYVPGCIVIAEGIYFSAGDTFHVTSMTQPPGEKRLNTLEAIGNLDLLGVHGQSNVNYISRLDNELKIRLHYLERELTDNIFVILGGDLFLDELKTFDALKKIFEKLNEDPPIVLILLGSFSQKPIFATMNNHRISSSEQYKNNFDTLATLLTQFENLIATTTFIFIPGVNDPWGSSVSLGSSTTLPQRNIPEEYQSKINRICKKTYWGTNPMRLAYLSQEIIIMRDDLRDRFKRHNIEFPIVVEKQIKEQELSIDKSDDDIPIDKLPSHLKESRKIVKTLLDQGHLSPFLMNIRPIVWDLDFCLNMYPIPSLLILSDSSCDKFDVTYNGCKVINSGTFINNRRARYIEYSPSLRRSIEQEINF, from the coding sequence ATGTTTAATTCAAGTACCGTTTTGCCAGCAAAAGTACCACCAAATTTGGTTAGGCCACTAGCTTATAGAATTCTATCAAAAAAGCAtggtttaaatattaaatccAATGGTCTTAATGAGTTAAGCAAAAATATTGGTATCTATTTCGGAATGGATTGGAAACGAAATCCCAAAATGTTCGAATTCTTGGAAATATTTGCTCAAGTTTGGAAAGAACAAGAAAGGGGGTTATTTGTAGACGATGTTGGTGTTAAAGGTGTCATAACAGAAATGaaagaaagagaaaaagTAGAATTGAATAGATTAGAtgttcaaaaaaattctagACAAAAAAATGTGCTAAACATGTTAGATTTAGGTCCAAGAGGCAATGATATGGATATAGATCAAGATGACAATGAAATGCCCTTACAAAATACATCTTTACCTTCACTCCCAATAGATATGGATTCACAAGATACAATAAACATTACTCAAGAGCCTCAAGAATCCCAAGAATCTAGAGAGCCTATACAATCGTTGGAAGATCAAGCCACTGAGTTAGATTGGCAAGATTATTTTAAGCTAATTGGTGCTTGGGATCAACAAAAGTTCACTTATGACCCAATAAAATCTCAATTTAGATATTCACAATcacaaaaaaagaaaatcctACCCaatattgaagataaattaaatctatTCAAGACAAGATATAACCTAACAAAAGATAGAGTGTTGAGAAATGAAGATTTCCAAAATGTAGATACTTTTAATCCTTTAAGTTCAATAGTGGCAatgaataatgaattaaatcaacAGAGTACAAATGCAATAGATAATAATGTCAGTATAACTCCaattaagaatttaattGGTCAAGATGGAAGGAATTTCTTAATCATGGGTATGATTTATAAATCACCAAGGGGTAGATGGTGTATGGAAGATGCATCTGGTAGtatagaaataaatatatctcAAACAATTCCTACTGATGGGACTTATTATGTCCCTGGGTGTATTGTAATAGCTGAGGGGATTTATTTTAGTGCAGGTGATACATTCCATGTTACTTCAATGACACAACCTCCGGGagaaaaaagattaaatacATTGGAAGCCATTGGtaatttagatttattagGGGTTCATGGACAATCAAATGTAAATTATATCAGTAGATTagataatgaattgaaaatccGGTTACATTATTTAGAAAGAGAATTGACcgataatatttttgttatacTTGGTGGAGATTTGTTTCttgatgaattaaagaCTTTTGATGcgttgaaaaaaatttttgaaaaattaaatgaagatCCACCAATTGTGTTAATCTTATTAGGTTCATTCTCTCAAAAACCGATTTTTGCTACTATGAATAATCATAGAATAAGTTCTAGTGaacaatataaaaataattttgatactTTAGCCACATTATTAActcaatttgaaaatttaattgcaACTACAacctttatatttattccaGGTGTCAATGATCCTTGGGGTTCTAGTGTTTCATTGGGATCATCTACTACTTTACCACAAAGGAATATACCAGAGGAATACCAATCAAAGATTAATAGGATTTGTAAAAAAACATATTGGGGGACTAATCCCATGCGATTAGCATATTTATCACAAGAAATCATCATAATGAGGGATGATCTTAGGGATAGATTCAAAAGACACAATATTGAATTTCCTATTGTAGTGGAGAAACAAATAAAGGAACAGGAATTGAGTATTGATAAaagtgatgatgatattccGATAGATAAATTACCTTCAcatttaaaagaatcaCGTAAGATAGTGAAAACGCTACTTGATCAAGGCCATCTTTCACCATTCTTAATGAATATTAGACCTATTGTATGGGATTTGgatttttgtttaaatatGTATCCAATtccatcattattaatattaagtGACTCATCTTGTGATAAGTTTGATGTCACATATAACGGTTGTAAAGTAATTAATAGTGGCACTTTTATCAATAACAGACGAGCCAGGTATATTGAATACAGCCCTTCATTACGTCGTAGTATAGAACAagaaatcaatttttaa
- the TBLA0E00810 gene encoding uncharacterized protein, with amino-acid sequence MSNSKTTIPGFKFCFKSLEYINDFNAIQEKCDLPIEHFYIFFVSDISELVRYTCGTGSFKEIKSIAMNIDEKDLHTLHVRDISFLYGTINRQGPKNVGFIVDKYLSTDKKFFREFLQKINKQRKDHIYFLNFVYFWDTFIINYHIHNFKNMIKILSWDNYLLKDYINGISIFYEKYKLPYEKSVFGKEDDDIFESTILFITEDMVEYDSITKRLMLLCDRHIDFMTDTLIFMKKIDKFFVPTTYLAALFVAGLFVYAFFIR; translated from the coding sequence ATGTCCAATAGCAAGACCACTATACCCGGGTTCAAATTCTGTTTTAAAAGTCTTGAATATATCAATGACTTTAATGCAATACAGGAAAAATGTGATTTACCAATTGaacatttttatattttttttgtctctGATATCAGTGAATTGGTACGTTATACCTGTGGCACTGGCAGTTTCAAAGAAATTAAGAGTATAGCTATGAATATCGATGAAAAAGATCTTCATACATTACATGTGAGAGATATTAGTTTTTTATACGGTACAATCAATCGCCAAGGCCCAAAGAATGTTGGATTTATTGTTGACAAGTATTTATCAACAGATAAGAAGTTCTTCCGTGAATTTCTTCAGAAAATTAACAAGCAAAGAAAAgatcatatttatttccTAAATTTCGTATATTTTTGGGATACGTTTATAATTAACTACCATATACATAACTTCAAAAACATGATTAAAATACTCTCTTGGGACAATTATCTGTTAAAGGATTACATCAACGGCATTAGCATCTTCTATGAGAAATACAAACTCCCCTATGAGAAATCTGTGTTTGGGAAGGAAGATGATGACATTTTCGAATCCACTATACTGTTCATTACTGAAGATATGGTTGAATACGATTCCATTACCAAACGTTTGATGCTATTATGTGATAGACATATTGATTTCATGACCGATACCTTAATATTCATGAAGAAAATTGACAAGTTTTTCGTACCAACCACATACCTCGCAGCGTTATTCGTTGCAGGACTGTTTGTCTATGCATTTTTCATACGTTGA